The following coding sequences lie in one Gymnogyps californianus isolate 813 chromosome 18, ASM1813914v2, whole genome shotgun sequence genomic window:
- the RC3H2 gene encoding roquin-2 isoform X4, whose translation MPVQAAQWTEFLSCPICYNEFDENVHKPISLGCSHTVCKTCLNKLHRKACPFDQTAINTDIDVLPVNFALLQLVGAQVPDHQTVKLSNVGENKHYEVAKKCVEDLALYLKPLSGGKGVASLNQSALSRPMQRKLVTLVNCQLVEEEGRVRAMRAARSLGERTVTELILQHQNPQQLSANLWAAVRARGCQFLGPAMQEEALKLVLLALEDGSALSRKVLVLFVVQRLEPRFPQASKTSIGHVVQLLYRASCFKVTKRDEDSSLMQLKEEFRSYEALRREHDAQIVHIAMEAGLRISPEQWSSLLYGDLAHKSHMQSIIDKLQSPESFAKSVQELTIVLQRTGDPANLNRLRPHLELLANIDPNPDAASPTWEQLENAMVAVKTVVHGLVDFIQNYSRKGHETPQPQPNSKYKTSMCRDLRQQGGCPRGTNCTFAHSQEELEKYRLRNKKISATVRTFPLLNKVGVNSTVSTTTGNVISVIGSPEATGKMVPSTNGIANLESGVPQLIPRCADTSLRALENTKKGGKTGANGQNVSGSPTESLPENKIGSPPKTPVSQAAATSAGPPNIGTEVNSVPPKSSPFVPRVPVYPPHSDNVQYFQDPRTQLSYEVPQYPQTGYYPPPPTVPAGVAPCVPRFVRSNNVPESSLPPASVPYADHYSTFPPRDRLNSPYQPPPPQPYGPVPPVPSGMYAPVYDSRRIWRPQMYPRDDIIRSNSLPPMDVMHSSVYQTSLRERYNSLDGYYSVACQPPNEQRTVPLPRFSESVSDLSGTKFEEDHLSHYSPWSCGTIGSCINAIDSEPKDVIANSNAVLMDLDSGDVKRRVHLFETQRRAKEEDPIIPFSDGPIISKWGAISRSSRTGYHTTDPIQATASQGSATKPISVSDYVPYVNAVDSRWSAYGSESTSSARYAERDRFIVTDLSGHRKHSSTGDLLSIELQQAKSNSLLLQREANALAMQQKWNSLDEGSRLTLNLLSKEIDLRNGEVKKGADYAEDCADTKPDRDIELELSALDTDEPDGQGEQIEEILDIQLGISSQDDQLLNGTTVENGHPLKQHQKESMEQKRQSLGEDLVILEEQKTILPVTSCFSQPITTSVSNASCLPISTSVSVGSLILKTAHIMSEDKNDFLKPVANGRMVNS comes from the exons AtgcctgtgcaggcagctcAGTGGACAGAATTTCTGTCCTGCCCAATCTGCTACAACGAGTTTGATGAGAATGTGCACAAACCCATCAGCTTAGGTTGCTCTCACACTGTCTGTAAGACCTGCCTGAACAAGCTTCATCGCAAGGCATGTCCTTTCGACCAGACTGCCATCAATACAGACATCGATGTGCTTCCTGTAAACTTTGCACTCCTCCAGTTAGTTGGAGCCCAG GTACCTGATCATCAGACAGTAAAGTTGAGTAATGTAGGAGAGAACAAACATTATGAAGTAGCAAAGAAATGTGTTGAGGATTTGGCACTCTACTTAAAGCCATTAAGTGGGGGAAAAG GTGTTGCAAGCTTGAATCAGAGTGCACTGAGCCGTCCAATGCAAAGGAAGCTTGTGACACTGGTGAATTGTCAGCTGGTGGAGGAAGAGGGTCGGGTTAGAGCTATGAGGGCAGCTCGATCACTGGGAGAGAGAACCGTTACAGAACTCATCTTGCAGCACCAAAATCCTCAGCAGCTTTCTGCCAACCTTTGGGCTGCTGTCAGGGCTCGAGGATGCCAGTTTCTAGGACCAG CTATGCAAGAGGAGGCACTGAAACTTGTATTACTGGCACTGGAAGATGGCTCTGCGCTCTCAAGAAAAGTTCTGGTACTTTTTGTTGTGCAAAGGCTAGAACCAAGATTTCCTCAGGCCTCTAAAACAAGCATTGGTCATGTTGTGCAGCTACTGTATAGAGCATCATGCTTTAAG GTCACTAAAAGGGATGAAGATTCTTCTCTGATGCAACTTAAAGAAGAGTTTCGGAGTTACGAGGCTTTGCGGAGAGAACATGATGCCCAAATTGTTCACATTGCCATGGAAGCAGGACTTCGAATATCACCAGAACAATGGTCTTCCCTTCTTTATGGTGACTTGGCACATAAATCACACATGCAATCCATTATTGACAAG CTCCAATCTCCAGAATCTTTTGCAAAGAGTGTACAAGAATTGACAATTGTCTTGCAGCGCACGGGGGATCCTGCAAACTTAAACAGGCTGAGGCCTCATTTAGAGCTCCTGGCAAACATAGATCCAAATCCAG aTGCAGCATCTCCAACATGGGAGCAGCTGGAAAATGCAATGGTCGCTGTAAAGACTGTGGTACATGGGCTGGTGGATTTCATTCAGAATTACAGTAGAAAAGGCCATGAAACTCCACAG ccacaaCCAAATAGCAAATATAAAACAAGTATGTGCCGAGACCTTCGACAGCAAGGGGGATGTCCAAGAGGAACAAACTGTACGTTTGCTCATTCTCAGGAAGAGCTTGAAAA ATATCGcttaaggaacaaaaaaatcagtgccaCAGTGAGAACATTCCCCCTTCTAAATAAAGTTGGCGTAAATAGCACCGTCTCAACCACAACAGGAAACGTAATTTCTGTCATAGGAAGCCCTGAAGCAACAGGGAAGATGGTGCCAAGTACTAATGGAATAGCTAATCTAGAAAGCGGTGTTCCCCAATTGATCCCTCGCTGTGCGGACACCTCCTTGAGAGCTTTGGAGAACACcaagaagggagggaagacTGGAGCCAACGGCCAGAATGTTTCTGGATCCCCTACAGAATCACTACCTGAAAA TAAAATTGGCTCTCCACCCAAGACTCCTGTAAGCCAGGCAGCAGCTACCTCAGCTGGTCCTCCTAATATTGGAACAGAAGTTAATTCTGTGCCTCCAAAATCCAGCCCGTTTGTTCCCAGAGTACCTGTCTACCCTCCACATTCTGATAATGTTCAATATTTCCAAGATCCCAGGACTCAGCTGTCATATGAAGTTCCACAGTACCCACAGACAG GATATTATCCACCACCTCCAACAGTACCAGCTGGTGTGGCTCCCTGTGTTCCTCGCTTTGTGAGGTCCAATAACGTTCCAGAATCCTCCCTCCCACCTGCTTCCGTGCCATATGCCGATCATTACAGTACATTTCCCCCTCGAGACCGACTGAATTCTCCTTACCAACCTCCTCCTCCGCAGCCGTATGGACCAGTTCCTCCTGTCCCTTCTGGAATGTATGCTCCAGTTTATGACAGCAGGCGCATCTGGCGCCCACAGATGTACCCACGAGATGATATTATTAGGAGCAATTCTTTACCTCCCATGGATGTGATGCACTCATCTGTCTATCAGACATCATTACGTGAGAGATACAACTCTTTGGATGGGTATTACTCTGTGGCTTGTCAACCTCCAAACGAACAGAGGACTGTGCCTTTACCAAGG TTCTCAGAGAGTGTCAGTGATTTGAGTGGAACTAAATTTGAGGAAGACCATCTCTCTCACTATTCACCGTGGTCTTGTGGCACTATTGGCTCTTGTATAAATGCTATCGACTCAGAGCCCAAGGATGTGATTGCCAATTCAAATGCCGTGTTAATG GATTTGGACAGTGGGGATGTTAAAAGGAGAGTGCATTTATTTGAAACTCAGAGAAGGGCAAAGGAAGAAGATCCTATAATCCCATTTAGCGATGGACCGATCATCTCCAAGTGGGGTGCAATCTCCAGGTCATCCCGCACGGGTTATCACACGACAGATCCTATTCAGGCCACTGCTTCCCAAGGAAGTGCTACTAAGCCCATCAGTGTATCAG ATTATGTCCCTTATGTCAATGCTGTTGACTCAAGATGGAGTGCCTATGGCTCAGAGTCTACTTCATCAGCACGTTATGCGGAACG GGACAGGTTCATAGTTACAGATTTGTCTGGTCACAGAAAGCATTCCAGCACTGGAGATCTATTGAGTATTGAATTACAGCAG GCCAAAAGTAACTCATTGTTACTTCAGAGAGAGGCGAATGCACTAGCCATGCAACAGAAGTGGAATTCTCTAGATGAAGGCAGTCGTCTTACCTTAAATCTTTTAAGCAAGGAAATTGATTTGAGGAATGGTGAGGTAAAGAAAGGG gCTGATTATGCTGAAGACTGTGCAGACACAAAGCCAGATCGAGACATTGAATTGGAGCTGTCAGCCCTTGATACAGATGAACCTGATGGGCAGGGTGAACAAATAGAA GAGATTCTGGATATACAGCTAGGTATTAGTTCTCAAGATGATCAGCTGCTCAATGGAACAACTGTAGAGAATGGGCATCCACTAAAGCAGCACCAGAAAGAATCTATGGAACAGAAGAGACAAAGTTTAGGTGAAGACCTTGTGATTCT ggAGGAGCAGAAAACAATCCTGCCCGTAACTTCTTGCTTCAGTCAGCCGATCACAACATCTGTTAGCAATGCAAGCTGCCTGCCCATCAGCACATCAGTCAGTGTTGGCAGCctcattttgaaaactgctcACATTATGTCTGAGgataaaaatgactttttaaagccTGTTGCAAATGGCAGGATGGTTAACAGCTGA
- the RC3H2 gene encoding roquin-2 isoform X3, with product MPVQAAQWTEFLSCPICYNEFDENVHKPISLGCSHTVCKTCLNKLHRKACPFDQTAINTDIDVLPVNFALLQLVGAQVPDHQTVKLSNVGENKHYEVAKKCVEDLALYLKPLSGGKGVASLNQSALSRPMQRKLVTLVNCQLVEEEGRVRAMRAARSLGERTVTELILQHQNPQQLSANLWAAVRARGCQFLGPAMQEEALKLVLLALEDGSALSRKVLVLFVVQRLEPRFPQASKTSIGHVVQLLYRASCFKVTKRDEDSSLMQLKEEFRSYEALRREHDAQIVHIAMEAGLRISPEQWSSLLYGDLAHKSHMQSIIDKLQSPESFAKSVQELTIVLQRTGDPANLNRLRPHLELLANIDPNPDAASPTWEQLENAMVAVKTVVHGLVDFIQNYSRKGHETPQPQPNSKYKTSMCRDLRQQGGCPRGTNCTFAHSQEELEKYRLRNKKISATVRTFPLLNKVGVNSTVSTTTGNVISVIGSPEATGKMVPSTNGIANLESGVPQLIPRCADTSLRALENTKKGGKTGANGQNVSGSPTESLPENKIGSPPKTPVSQAAATSAGPPNIGTEVNSVPPKSSPFVPRVPVYPPHSDNVQYFQDPRTQLSYEVPQYPQTGYYPPPPTVPAGVAPCVPRFVRSNNVPESSLPPASVPYADHYSTFPPRDRLNSPYQPPPPQPYGPVPPVPSGMYAPVYDSRRIWRPQMYPRDDIIRSNSLPPMDVMHSSVYQTSLRERYNSLDGYYSVACQPPNEQRTVPLPREPCGHLKTGYDEQLRRKPEQWAQYHTQKTPLVSSTLPMATPSPTPPSPLFSVDFSTEFSESVSDLSGTKFEEDHLSHYSPWSCGTIGSCINAIDSEPKDVIANSNAVLMDLDSGDVKRRVHLFETQRRAKEEDPIIPFSDGPIISKWGAISRSSRTGYHTTDPIQATASQGSATKPISVSDYVPYVNAVDSRWSAYGSESTSSARYAERDRFIVTDLSGHRKHSSTGDLLSIELQQAKSNSLLLQREANALAMQQKWNSLDEGSRLTLNLLSKEIDLRNGEEILDIQLGISSQDDQLLNGTTVENGHPLKQHQKESMEQKRQSLGEDLVILEEQKTILPVTSCFSQPITTSVSNASCLPISTSVSVGSLILKTAHIMSEDKNDFLKPVANGRMVNS from the exons AtgcctgtgcaggcagctcAGTGGACAGAATTTCTGTCCTGCCCAATCTGCTACAACGAGTTTGATGAGAATGTGCACAAACCCATCAGCTTAGGTTGCTCTCACACTGTCTGTAAGACCTGCCTGAACAAGCTTCATCGCAAGGCATGTCCTTTCGACCAGACTGCCATCAATACAGACATCGATGTGCTTCCTGTAAACTTTGCACTCCTCCAGTTAGTTGGAGCCCAG GTACCTGATCATCAGACAGTAAAGTTGAGTAATGTAGGAGAGAACAAACATTATGAAGTAGCAAAGAAATGTGTTGAGGATTTGGCACTCTACTTAAAGCCATTAAGTGGGGGAAAAG GTGTTGCAAGCTTGAATCAGAGTGCACTGAGCCGTCCAATGCAAAGGAAGCTTGTGACACTGGTGAATTGTCAGCTGGTGGAGGAAGAGGGTCGGGTTAGAGCTATGAGGGCAGCTCGATCACTGGGAGAGAGAACCGTTACAGAACTCATCTTGCAGCACCAAAATCCTCAGCAGCTTTCTGCCAACCTTTGGGCTGCTGTCAGGGCTCGAGGATGCCAGTTTCTAGGACCAG CTATGCAAGAGGAGGCACTGAAACTTGTATTACTGGCACTGGAAGATGGCTCTGCGCTCTCAAGAAAAGTTCTGGTACTTTTTGTTGTGCAAAGGCTAGAACCAAGATTTCCTCAGGCCTCTAAAACAAGCATTGGTCATGTTGTGCAGCTACTGTATAGAGCATCATGCTTTAAG GTCACTAAAAGGGATGAAGATTCTTCTCTGATGCAACTTAAAGAAGAGTTTCGGAGTTACGAGGCTTTGCGGAGAGAACATGATGCCCAAATTGTTCACATTGCCATGGAAGCAGGACTTCGAATATCACCAGAACAATGGTCTTCCCTTCTTTATGGTGACTTGGCACATAAATCACACATGCAATCCATTATTGACAAG CTCCAATCTCCAGAATCTTTTGCAAAGAGTGTACAAGAATTGACAATTGTCTTGCAGCGCACGGGGGATCCTGCAAACTTAAACAGGCTGAGGCCTCATTTAGAGCTCCTGGCAAACATAGATCCAAATCCAG aTGCAGCATCTCCAACATGGGAGCAGCTGGAAAATGCAATGGTCGCTGTAAAGACTGTGGTACATGGGCTGGTGGATTTCATTCAGAATTACAGTAGAAAAGGCCATGAAACTCCACAG ccacaaCCAAATAGCAAATATAAAACAAGTATGTGCCGAGACCTTCGACAGCAAGGGGGATGTCCAAGAGGAACAAACTGTACGTTTGCTCATTCTCAGGAAGAGCTTGAAAA ATATCGcttaaggaacaaaaaaatcagtgccaCAGTGAGAACATTCCCCCTTCTAAATAAAGTTGGCGTAAATAGCACCGTCTCAACCACAACAGGAAACGTAATTTCTGTCATAGGAAGCCCTGAAGCAACAGGGAAGATGGTGCCAAGTACTAATGGAATAGCTAATCTAGAAAGCGGTGTTCCCCAATTGATCCCTCGCTGTGCGGACACCTCCTTGAGAGCTTTGGAGAACACcaagaagggagggaagacTGGAGCCAACGGCCAGAATGTTTCTGGATCCCCTACAGAATCACTACCTGAAAA TAAAATTGGCTCTCCACCCAAGACTCCTGTAAGCCAGGCAGCAGCTACCTCAGCTGGTCCTCCTAATATTGGAACAGAAGTTAATTCTGTGCCTCCAAAATCCAGCCCGTTTGTTCCCAGAGTACCTGTCTACCCTCCACATTCTGATAATGTTCAATATTTCCAAGATCCCAGGACTCAGCTGTCATATGAAGTTCCACAGTACCCACAGACAG GATATTATCCACCACCTCCAACAGTACCAGCTGGTGTGGCTCCCTGTGTTCCTCGCTTTGTGAGGTCCAATAACGTTCCAGAATCCTCCCTCCCACCTGCTTCCGTGCCATATGCCGATCATTACAGTACATTTCCCCCTCGAGACCGACTGAATTCTCCTTACCAACCTCCTCCTCCGCAGCCGTATGGACCAGTTCCTCCTGTCCCTTCTGGAATGTATGCTCCAGTTTATGACAGCAGGCGCATCTGGCGCCCACAGATGTACCCACGAGATGATATTATTAGGAGCAATTCTTTACCTCCCATGGATGTGATGCACTCATCTGTCTATCAGACATCATTACGTGAGAGATACAACTCTTTGGATGGGTATTACTCTGTGGCTTGTCAACCTCCAAACGAACAGAGGACTGTGCCTTTACCAAGG GAGCCTTGTGGTCATTTGAAGACTGGTTATGATGAGCAGTTAAGACGGAAGCCGGAGCAATGGGCACAGTACCATACGCAGAAAACTCCTCTGGTGTCGTCAACCCTTCCCATGGCAACACCATCTCCAACAccaccttctcctctcttcAGTGTAGATTTCAGCACAGAG TTCTCAGAGAGTGTCAGTGATTTGAGTGGAACTAAATTTGAGGAAGACCATCTCTCTCACTATTCACCGTGGTCTTGTGGCACTATTGGCTCTTGTATAAATGCTATCGACTCAGAGCCCAAGGATGTGATTGCCAATTCAAATGCCGTGTTAATG GATTTGGACAGTGGGGATGTTAAAAGGAGAGTGCATTTATTTGAAACTCAGAGAAGGGCAAAGGAAGAAGATCCTATAATCCCATTTAGCGATGGACCGATCATCTCCAAGTGGGGTGCAATCTCCAGGTCATCCCGCACGGGTTATCACACGACAGATCCTATTCAGGCCACTGCTTCCCAAGGAAGTGCTACTAAGCCCATCAGTGTATCAG ATTATGTCCCTTATGTCAATGCTGTTGACTCAAGATGGAGTGCCTATGGCTCAGAGTCTACTTCATCAGCACGTTATGCGGAACG GGACAGGTTCATAGTTACAGATTTGTCTGGTCACAGAAAGCATTCCAGCACTGGAGATCTATTGAGTATTGAATTACAGCAG GCCAAAAGTAACTCATTGTTACTTCAGAGAGAGGCGAATGCACTAGCCATGCAACAGAAGTGGAATTCTCTAGATGAAGGCAGTCGTCTTACCTTAAATCTTTTAAGCAAGGAAATTGATTTGAGGAATGGTGAG GAGATTCTGGATATACAGCTAGGTATTAGTTCTCAAGATGATCAGCTGCTCAATGGAACAACTGTAGAGAATGGGCATCCACTAAAGCAGCACCAGAAAGAATCTATGGAACAGAAGAGACAAAGTTTAGGTGAAGACCTTGTGATTCT ggAGGAGCAGAAAACAATCCTGCCCGTAACTTCTTGCTTCAGTCAGCCGATCACAACATCTGTTAGCAATGCAAGCTGCCTGCCCATCAGCACATCAGTCAGTGTTGGCAGCctcattttgaaaactgctcACATTATGTCTGAGgataaaaatgactttttaaagccTGTTGCAAATGGCAGGATGGTTAACAGCTGA
- the RC3H2 gene encoding roquin-2 isoform X1: MPVQAAQWTEFLSCPICYNEFDENVHKPISLGCSHTVCKTCLNKLHRKACPFDQTAINTDIDVLPVNFALLQLVGAQVPDHQTVKLSNVGENKHYEVAKKCVEDLALYLKPLSGGKGVASLNQSALSRPMQRKLVTLVNCQLVEEEGRVRAMRAARSLGERTVTELILQHQNPQQLSANLWAAVRARGCQFLGPAMQEEALKLVLLALEDGSALSRKVLVLFVVQRLEPRFPQASKTSIGHVVQLLYRASCFKVTKRDEDSSLMQLKEEFRSYEALRREHDAQIVHIAMEAGLRISPEQWSSLLYGDLAHKSHMQSIIDKLQSPESFAKSVQELTIVLQRTGDPANLNRLRPHLELLANIDPNPDAASPTWEQLENAMVAVKTVVHGLVDFIQNYSRKGHETPQPQPNSKYKTSMCRDLRQQGGCPRGTNCTFAHSQEELEKYRLRNKKISATVRTFPLLNKVGVNSTVSTTTGNVISVIGSPEATGKMVPSTNGIANLESGVPQLIPRCADTSLRALENTKKGGKTGANGQNVSGSPTESLPENKIGSPPKTPVSQAAATSAGPPNIGTEVNSVPPKSSPFVPRVPVYPPHSDNVQYFQDPRTQLSYEVPQYPQTGYYPPPPTVPAGVAPCVPRFVRSNNVPESSLPPASVPYADHYSTFPPRDRLNSPYQPPPPQPYGPVPPVPSGMYAPVYDSRRIWRPQMYPRDDIIRSNSLPPMDVMHSSVYQTSLRERYNSLDGYYSVACQPPNEQRTVPLPREPCGHLKTGYDEQLRRKPEQWAQYHTQKTPLVSSTLPMATPSPTPPSPLFSVDFSTEFSESVSDLSGTKFEEDHLSHYSPWSCGTIGSCINAIDSEPKDVIANSNAVLMDLDSGDVKRRVHLFETQRRAKEEDPIIPFSDGPIISKWGAISRSSRTGYHTTDPIQATASQGSATKPISVSDYVPYVNAVDSRWSAYGSESTSSARYAERDRFIVTDLSGHRKHSSTGDLLSIELQQAKSNSLLLQREANALAMQQKWNSLDEGSRLTLNLLSKEIDLRNGEADYAEDCADTKPDRDIELELSALDTDEPDGQGEQIEEILDIQLGISSQDDQLLNGTTVENGHPLKQHQKESMEQKRQSLGEDLVILEEQKTILPVTSCFSQPITTSVSNASCLPISTSVSVGSLILKTAHIMSEDKNDFLKPVANGRMVNS, translated from the exons AtgcctgtgcaggcagctcAGTGGACAGAATTTCTGTCCTGCCCAATCTGCTACAACGAGTTTGATGAGAATGTGCACAAACCCATCAGCTTAGGTTGCTCTCACACTGTCTGTAAGACCTGCCTGAACAAGCTTCATCGCAAGGCATGTCCTTTCGACCAGACTGCCATCAATACAGACATCGATGTGCTTCCTGTAAACTTTGCACTCCTCCAGTTAGTTGGAGCCCAG GTACCTGATCATCAGACAGTAAAGTTGAGTAATGTAGGAGAGAACAAACATTATGAAGTAGCAAAGAAATGTGTTGAGGATTTGGCACTCTACTTAAAGCCATTAAGTGGGGGAAAAG GTGTTGCAAGCTTGAATCAGAGTGCACTGAGCCGTCCAATGCAAAGGAAGCTTGTGACACTGGTGAATTGTCAGCTGGTGGAGGAAGAGGGTCGGGTTAGAGCTATGAGGGCAGCTCGATCACTGGGAGAGAGAACCGTTACAGAACTCATCTTGCAGCACCAAAATCCTCAGCAGCTTTCTGCCAACCTTTGGGCTGCTGTCAGGGCTCGAGGATGCCAGTTTCTAGGACCAG CTATGCAAGAGGAGGCACTGAAACTTGTATTACTGGCACTGGAAGATGGCTCTGCGCTCTCAAGAAAAGTTCTGGTACTTTTTGTTGTGCAAAGGCTAGAACCAAGATTTCCTCAGGCCTCTAAAACAAGCATTGGTCATGTTGTGCAGCTACTGTATAGAGCATCATGCTTTAAG GTCACTAAAAGGGATGAAGATTCTTCTCTGATGCAACTTAAAGAAGAGTTTCGGAGTTACGAGGCTTTGCGGAGAGAACATGATGCCCAAATTGTTCACATTGCCATGGAAGCAGGACTTCGAATATCACCAGAACAATGGTCTTCCCTTCTTTATGGTGACTTGGCACATAAATCACACATGCAATCCATTATTGACAAG CTCCAATCTCCAGAATCTTTTGCAAAGAGTGTACAAGAATTGACAATTGTCTTGCAGCGCACGGGGGATCCTGCAAACTTAAACAGGCTGAGGCCTCATTTAGAGCTCCTGGCAAACATAGATCCAAATCCAG aTGCAGCATCTCCAACATGGGAGCAGCTGGAAAATGCAATGGTCGCTGTAAAGACTGTGGTACATGGGCTGGTGGATTTCATTCAGAATTACAGTAGAAAAGGCCATGAAACTCCACAG ccacaaCCAAATAGCAAATATAAAACAAGTATGTGCCGAGACCTTCGACAGCAAGGGGGATGTCCAAGAGGAACAAACTGTACGTTTGCTCATTCTCAGGAAGAGCTTGAAAA ATATCGcttaaggaacaaaaaaatcagtgccaCAGTGAGAACATTCCCCCTTCTAAATAAAGTTGGCGTAAATAGCACCGTCTCAACCACAACAGGAAACGTAATTTCTGTCATAGGAAGCCCTGAAGCAACAGGGAAGATGGTGCCAAGTACTAATGGAATAGCTAATCTAGAAAGCGGTGTTCCCCAATTGATCCCTCGCTGTGCGGACACCTCCTTGAGAGCTTTGGAGAACACcaagaagggagggaagacTGGAGCCAACGGCCAGAATGTTTCTGGATCCCCTACAGAATCACTACCTGAAAA TAAAATTGGCTCTCCACCCAAGACTCCTGTAAGCCAGGCAGCAGCTACCTCAGCTGGTCCTCCTAATATTGGAACAGAAGTTAATTCTGTGCCTCCAAAATCCAGCCCGTTTGTTCCCAGAGTACCTGTCTACCCTCCACATTCTGATAATGTTCAATATTTCCAAGATCCCAGGACTCAGCTGTCATATGAAGTTCCACAGTACCCACAGACAG GATATTATCCACCACCTCCAACAGTACCAGCTGGTGTGGCTCCCTGTGTTCCTCGCTTTGTGAGGTCCAATAACGTTCCAGAATCCTCCCTCCCACCTGCTTCCGTGCCATATGCCGATCATTACAGTACATTTCCCCCTCGAGACCGACTGAATTCTCCTTACCAACCTCCTCCTCCGCAGCCGTATGGACCAGTTCCTCCTGTCCCTTCTGGAATGTATGCTCCAGTTTATGACAGCAGGCGCATCTGGCGCCCACAGATGTACCCACGAGATGATATTATTAGGAGCAATTCTTTACCTCCCATGGATGTGATGCACTCATCTGTCTATCAGACATCATTACGTGAGAGATACAACTCTTTGGATGGGTATTACTCTGTGGCTTGTCAACCTCCAAACGAACAGAGGACTGTGCCTTTACCAAGG GAGCCTTGTGGTCATTTGAAGACTGGTTATGATGAGCAGTTAAGACGGAAGCCGGAGCAATGGGCACAGTACCATACGCAGAAAACTCCTCTGGTGTCGTCAACCCTTCCCATGGCAACACCATCTCCAACAccaccttctcctctcttcAGTGTAGATTTCAGCACAGAG TTCTCAGAGAGTGTCAGTGATTTGAGTGGAACTAAATTTGAGGAAGACCATCTCTCTCACTATTCACCGTGGTCTTGTGGCACTATTGGCTCTTGTATAAATGCTATCGACTCAGAGCCCAAGGATGTGATTGCCAATTCAAATGCCGTGTTAATG GATTTGGACAGTGGGGATGTTAAAAGGAGAGTGCATTTATTTGAAACTCAGAGAAGGGCAAAGGAAGAAGATCCTATAATCCCATTTAGCGATGGACCGATCATCTCCAAGTGGGGTGCAATCTCCAGGTCATCCCGCACGGGTTATCACACGACAGATCCTATTCAGGCCACTGCTTCCCAAGGAAGTGCTACTAAGCCCATCAGTGTATCAG ATTATGTCCCTTATGTCAATGCTGTTGACTCAAGATGGAGTGCCTATGGCTCAGAGTCTACTTCATCAGCACGTTATGCGGAACG GGACAGGTTCATAGTTACAGATTTGTCTGGTCACAGAAAGCATTCCAGCACTGGAGATCTATTGAGTATTGAATTACAGCAG GCCAAAAGTAACTCATTGTTACTTCAGAGAGAGGCGAATGCACTAGCCATGCAACAGAAGTGGAATTCTCTAGATGAAGGCAGTCGTCTTACCTTAAATCTTTTAAGCAAGGAAATTGATTTGAGGAATGGTGAG gCTGATTATGCTGAAGACTGTGCAGACACAAAGCCAGATCGAGACATTGAATTGGAGCTGTCAGCCCTTGATACAGATGAACCTGATGGGCAGGGTGAACAAATAGAA GAGATTCTGGATATACAGCTAGGTATTAGTTCTCAAGATGATCAGCTGCTCAATGGAACAACTGTAGAGAATGGGCATCCACTAAAGCAGCACCAGAAAGAATCTATGGAACAGAAGAGACAAAGTTTAGGTGAAGACCTTGTGATTCT ggAGGAGCAGAAAACAATCCTGCCCGTAACTTCTTGCTTCAGTCAGCCGATCACAACATCTGTTAGCAATGCAAGCTGCCTGCCCATCAGCACATCAGTCAGTGTTGGCAGCctcattttgaaaactgctcACATTATGTCTGAGgataaaaatgactttttaaagccTGTTGCAAATGGCAGGATGGTTAACAGCTGA